Proteins found in one Acidimicrobiales bacterium genomic segment:
- a CDS encoding AraC family transcriptional regulator, translating into MTPVSDKSTADPAPDGSAAPGCPPELLDLFDALPNVMFCWKGPDDRYVAVNHAFVRRSGRTDRRDVVGARAVDLFPGPLAERYEEQDRQVFAEGEALRDELELIRRPDGSTGWYLTTKLPVVRNGEVVGLVSVSRDLETPSDEGIAVESLTRVVELVQAHSGEALKVADLAAAAGCSEGQLERRMKKVFGLTATQYVLRTRVDRAAGLLVDTDRPIAEIAAECGFSDQANLTRQFGRLIGETPARFRAAKGG; encoded by the coding sequence ATGACCCCGGTATCGGACAAATCGACGGCGGACCCGGCGCCAGACGGATCGGCGGCCCCCGGCTGTCCACCGGAACTGCTCGACCTGTTCGACGCCCTCCCAAACGTCATGTTCTGCTGGAAGGGCCCAGACGACCGGTACGTGGCCGTCAACCACGCCTTCGTCCGACGGTCGGGCCGAACCGACCGGCGGGACGTGGTGGGCGCCAGGGCCGTGGACCTCTTTCCGGGGCCGCTGGCCGAGCGCTACGAGGAGCAGGACCGCCAGGTGTTCGCCGAGGGCGAGGCTCTACGCGACGAGCTGGAGCTGATCCGACGGCCCGACGGTTCCACCGGCTGGTACCTGACCACCAAGTTGCCGGTGGTACGTAACGGCGAGGTGGTCGGCCTGGTCAGCGTCAGCCGCGACCTCGAGACGCCCAGCGACGAGGGCATCGCCGTCGAGTCGCTGACACGGGTGGTGGAGCTGGTGCAGGCGCATAGTGGCGAAGCCCTGAAGGTGGCCGACCTGGCCGCAGCTGCCGGCTGCTCGGAGGGCCAGCTGGAGAGGCGGATGAAGAAGGTGTTCGGCCTGACCGCGACGCAGTACGTGCTGCGGACCCGCGTGGACCGTGCAGCCGGCCTGCTGGTCGACACCGACAGGCCCATAGCCGAGATCGCCGCCGAGTGCGGGTTCTCGGACCAGGCGAACCTGACCCGTCAGTTCGGACGCCTCATCGGGGAGACACCGGCACGCTTCCGGGCTGCCAAGGGCGGCTGA
- a CDS encoding bifunctional proline dehydrogenase/L-glutamate gamma-semialdehyde dehydrogenase produces the protein MAMTDAARRASDADEPVPGTTDPAADRALGHVDPEALAEDAVAVVARWLTESHSAETPAERRSADRMRGIIADPEGIGFTMRFVDRVARHRHDRLAADQLVRLVTDRDLPGFLGRFDRLMLQVGARLAPVLPRLVMPVARRRLRQLVGHMVVDAAPGPVHDHLARRRGEGYSMNVNLLGEAVLGEGEAARRFERTLALIEDSAVDYVSVKVSAIASQLNMWAFDHTLERVKDRLRILYQRAAVAPTDTGRTTFVNLDMEEHRDLEITIRAFMELLDEPDLRDMDAGIVLQAYLPEAFGALQRITAWAGARSASGGGEVKVRLVKGANLAMEKVEAAIHGWVQAPYGTKAEVDANYKRCVDWALRPVHARAVRIGLASHNLFDVAWAHLLAEARGVADRVEFEMLQGMAPSQARTVRADADGLLLYTPIVGRDDFDVAVSYLFRRLEENSSKENFLHHLFTLRPGTADFEEQAGCFRVAVADRWNVADLPRREAEVPPSGGGTFRNQPDDDPTLPATRRRLAVLAARPFEPVSTPVTTTVDGIDAEVATARAAQVDWAARPAVERRDVLRRVADELVARHDDLLLAMVHEATKTVAEADPEISEAVDFARWYAERAAELERIDGAEFTPLGVVAVIPPWNFPVAIPAGGTLAALAAGNAVVFKPAPETPRCAEVVAEACWAAGVPTEVLRFVRTHDDEVGRRLVTTVDGVILTGSHETADLFRCWDPNLRLFAETSGKNALIVTPQADLDLAADDLVRSAFGHQGQKCSAASLGILVGTVATDERFLRQVVDAAASLHVGPTTDPATMFGPLVAPASGKLLDALTVLAPGEEWLLEPRCLDDEGRTWTPGIKAGVRPGSQFHRTEYFGPVLGLMATDTLEEAIDVQNAVDYGLTGGIHSLDPVEVDAWLERVEVGNAYVNRAITGAIVQRQPFGGWKRSSVGVGAKAGGPDYLLQLGTWTPTRDLSEVDPTELAIADDGWWEGRYGIPQDPAGLFCEANVLRYLPFPDLIVRVGPGATQAEVDRVLAAATRCGVAPRISRATDDDDATFAGTLTAHRFGRIRAVGFVSETIRRAAIAAEVELVDESVTASGRLELRHHLREQAISRTLHRFGNLIGVRGTDSIN, from the coding sequence ATGGCCATGACCGATGCTGCGCGCCGCGCCTCCGATGCCGACGAACCCGTCCCCGGAACCACTGACCCGGCCGCTGACAGGGCACTCGGCCACGTCGACCCGGAGGCCCTTGCCGAGGACGCCGTGGCGGTCGTCGCCCGCTGGCTGACAGAGTCCCACTCGGCCGAGACGCCCGCCGAACGACGGTCGGCCGACCGCATGCGGGGGATCATCGCCGACCCGGAGGGCATCGGGTTCACCATGCGGTTCGTCGACCGGGTGGCCCGTCACCGCCATGATCGCCTGGCGGCCGACCAGCTGGTTCGCCTGGTCACCGACCGGGACCTGCCGGGGTTCCTGGGTCGGTTCGACCGCCTCATGCTGCAGGTCGGGGCCCGTCTCGCGCCCGTGCTGCCCCGCCTCGTCATGCCGGTGGCGCGACGACGGCTCCGCCAACTGGTCGGCCACATGGTCGTGGATGCCGCACCTGGTCCTGTTCACGACCACCTGGCCCGGCGGAGGGGCGAGGGCTATTCGATGAACGTCAACCTCCTGGGCGAAGCCGTCCTGGGCGAGGGTGAGGCTGCCCGCCGCTTCGAACGCACCCTGGCGCTGATCGAGGATTCGGCGGTCGACTACGTCTCCGTGAAGGTGTCGGCCATCGCCAGCCAACTCAACATGTGGGCGTTCGACCACACCCTGGAGCGCGTCAAGGACCGGCTCCGGATCCTGTACCAGCGGGCGGCCGTGGCGCCTACCGACACCGGTCGGACCACCTTCGTCAACCTCGACATGGAGGAGCACCGGGACCTGGAGATCACCATCCGGGCGTTCATGGAACTGCTCGACGAGCCCGACCTGCGGGACATGGATGCCGGCATCGTGCTGCAGGCCTACCTGCCGGAGGCGTTCGGGGCCCTGCAGCGAATCACGGCGTGGGCCGGTGCCCGCTCCGCTTCCGGCGGCGGCGAGGTGAAGGTCCGGCTGGTCAAGGGCGCCAACCTGGCCATGGAGAAGGTGGAGGCGGCGATTCACGGCTGGGTACAGGCGCCTTACGGCACCAAGGCCGAAGTCGACGCCAACTACAAGCGGTGCGTGGACTGGGCGCTGCGACCCGTCCACGCCCGGGCCGTCCGCATCGGGCTGGCCAGCCACAACCTGTTCGACGTGGCGTGGGCCCACCTGCTGGCCGAGGCCCGGGGCGTGGCCGACAGGGTGGAGTTCGAGATGCTCCAGGGCATGGCGCCATCCCAGGCCCGCACGGTCCGGGCCGACGCAGACGGCCTCCTCCTGTACACGCCGATCGTGGGACGGGACGACTTCGACGTGGCCGTCAGCTACCTCTTCCGTCGGCTGGAGGAGAACAGTTCCAAGGAGAACTTCCTCCACCACCTGTTCACGTTGCGTCCGGGCACGGCGGACTTCGAGGAGCAGGCCGGGTGCTTCCGCGTAGCGGTGGCCGATCGTTGGAACGTCGCCGACCTGCCCCGCCGGGAGGCCGAGGTGCCACCGTCGGGCGGTGGCACCTTCCGGAACCAGCCCGATGACGATCCGACGCTTCCCGCCACCCGCCGGCGACTGGCCGTCCTGGCCGCCCGCCCGTTCGAACCGGTCAGCACTCCGGTGACGACGACGGTCGACGGTATTGACGCCGAGGTGGCGACAGCCCGTGCCGCGCAGGTCGACTGGGCTGCCAGACCGGCCGTCGAGCGACGGGACGTGCTGCGTCGGGTGGCCGACGAGCTCGTGGCCCGACACGACGACTTGCTGCTGGCCATGGTGCACGAGGCGACCAAGACGGTGGCCGAGGCGGACCCGGAGATCAGCGAGGCGGTCGACTTCGCCCGCTGGTACGCCGAGCGGGCCGCGGAGCTGGAACGGATCGACGGCGCGGAGTTCACGCCGTTGGGCGTGGTGGCCGTGATCCCTCCGTGGAACTTCCCGGTGGCCATCCCGGCCGGTGGGACGCTGGCGGCCCTGGCAGCCGGCAACGCCGTGGTGTTCAAGCCGGCGCCCGAGACGCCCCGCTGCGCCGAGGTGGTGGCCGAGGCCTGCTGGGCGGCCGGCGTTCCGACCGAGGTGCTGCGGTTCGTACGTACCCACGACGACGAGGTGGGCCGTCGGCTGGTGACCACCGTCGACGGGGTGATCCTGACCGGGTCCCACGAGACGGCGGACCTGTTCCGGTGCTGGGACCCGAACCTGCGCCTGTTCGCCGAGACCAGCGGCAAGAACGCCCTGATCGTCACCCCCCAGGCCGACCTGGACCTGGCGGCTGACGACCTTGTGCGCTCGGCGTTCGGCCACCAGGGCCAGAAGTGCTCGGCGGCCAGCCTGGGGATCCTCGTCGGAACGGTGGCGACCGACGAACGGTTCCTCCGCCAGGTGGTTGACGCGGCGGCCTCGCTCCATGTCGGTCCCACCACCGATCCGGCCACCATGTTCGGTCCCCTGGTGGCGCCGGCCTCCGGCAAGCTGCTGGATGCCCTGACCGTGCTCGCCCCGGGCGAGGAGTGGCTGCTCGAACCCCGCTGCCTCGACGACGAGGGCCGCACCTGGACGCCCGGGATCAAGGCGGGTGTCCGGCCCGGTTCGCAGTTCCACCGGACCGAGTACTTCGGACCGGTGCTGGGCCTGATGGCGACCGACACCCTGGAGGAGGCCATAGACGTCCAGAACGCCGTGGACTACGGGTTGACGGGGGGCATCCACTCGTTGGATCCGGTGGAGGTGGATGCCTGGCTGGAGCGGGTCGAGGTGGGCAACGCCTACGTGAACCGTGCCATCACGGGTGCCATCGTGCAGCGTCAGCCGTTCGGAGGCTGGAAGAGGTCGTCGGTCGGGGTGGGGGCCAAGGCCGGCGGGCCCGACTACCTACTGCAGCTCGGCACCTGGACGCCGACCAGGGACCTCTCCGAGGTGGATCCGACCGAGTTGGCGATCGCCGACGACGGGTGGTGGGAGGGTCGATACGGCATCCCGCAGGATCCGGCGGGCCTCTTCTGCGAGGCGAACGTGCTGCGCTACCTGCCGTTCCCCGACCTGATCGTACGGGTCGGACCCGGAGCGACGCAGGCCGAGGTGGACCGGGTGCTGGCAGCGGCGACCCGGTGCGGGGTGGCGCCCCGGATCAGCCGGGCCACCGACGACGACGACGCCACGTTCGCCGGCACCTTGACGGCCCACAGGTTCGGCCGGATCCGGGCCGTGGGCTTCGTATCGGAGACGATCCGACGGGCGGCCATCGCCGCCGAGGTGGAGCTAGTTGACGAGTCGGTCACGGCCAGCGGTCGTCTTGAGCTCCGCCACCACCTCCGCGAACAGGCCATCAGCCGGACCCTGCACCGCTTCGGCAACCTGATAGGGGTTCGGGGCACCGATTCCATCAATTGA
- a CDS encoding C45 family peptidase produces MRRPPLRILDLVGSPEARGHAHGAAFADEIRTYTDERVRLAGSEFWTGGRIGRGDVLDIARSCLPAHEAHSADLYAELCGIAEGAGITPEEAVVVGGFTDFVDTVRSVVGGRHPDEVVEDDCTAFIVPDHRCDGQGFYGQTWDMHDTATEHVVLLRIHPGGGPAALVFTTTGCVGQLGMNEAGVCVGINNLVAIDGCPGVMWTSVVRDALLCDSAAAARDAILDADLAGAHSFLVFDASGDGHMVEAFPSSRPIASLDADALVHTNHALWEEAIAVEAPKHGDLKDSSTRRRARALELLDRDGIGVDDLMAVTRDGGAICQTSREPFHIESSGAAIMRPRTLDFWAVWGLPSHNEYVHVPFAA; encoded by the coding sequence ATGCGACGTCCTCCCCTTCGGATCCTGGATCTGGTCGGCAGCCCGGAGGCCCGGGGCCACGCCCACGGCGCGGCGTTCGCCGACGAGATCCGTACCTACACCGACGAGCGGGTCCGTCTCGCCGGATCGGAGTTCTGGACCGGAGGGCGGATCGGCCGGGGCGACGTCCTGGATATCGCCCGGTCCTGTCTCCCGGCCCACGAGGCCCACTCGGCTGATCTCTACGCCGAATTGTGCGGCATCGCTGAGGGCGCCGGGATCACCCCCGAGGAGGCCGTGGTGGTCGGGGGCTTCACCGACTTCGTCGACACGGTGCGCTCCGTGGTCGGCGGACGGCACCCCGACGAGGTCGTCGAGGATGACTGCACGGCGTTCATCGTCCCCGACCACCGTTGCGACGGGCAGGGCTTTTATGGCCAGACCTGGGACATGCACGACACCGCCACAGAGCACGTCGTGCTGCTCCGGATCCACCCTGGCGGCGGACCGGCCGCCCTGGTGTTCACCACCACGGGCTGCGTCGGCCAGTTGGGCATGAACGAGGCCGGCGTTTGCGTGGGGATCAACAACCTCGTGGCCATCGACGGTTGTCCGGGCGTGATGTGGACCTCGGTGGTGCGCGATGCCCTCCTCTGCGACTCGGCCGCCGCCGCCCGCGACGCCATCCTCGACGCCGACCTTGCCGGGGCCCACAGCTTCCTGGTCTTCGACGCCAGCGGGGACGGCCACATGGTCGAGGCCTTCCCCTCGTCCCGTCCGATCGCCAGCCTCGACGCCGACGCCCTCGTCCACACAAACCACGCCCTTTGGGAGGAGGCCATCGCCGTGGAGGCGCCCAAGCACGGTGATCTGAAGGACAGCTCGACCCGGCGCAGGGCCCGGGCACTCGAGCTGCTGGACCGCGACGGAATCGGCGTGGACGACCTGATGGCGGTGACCCGCGATGGCGGGGCCATCTGCCAGACCTCCCGGGAGCCGTTCCACATCGAATCCAGCGGGGCGGCGATCATGCGCCCCCGCACGCTGGACTTCTGGGCGGTATGGGGCCTGCCCAGCCACAACGAGTACGTCCACGTTCCGTTCGCCGCCTGA
- a CDS encoding GNAT family N-acetyltransferase has product MPEITYAPIQVRWATELAAIERAAFPTAGIADLMVEADIIALCEKFPDGGFVALDGDTPVGMGVGILIDFDFDEPNHSLDDLTGENSCGNHSDDADWYYGVTIAVDSNYRRLGIGHQLYIRRKDVVRRLGKKGIVAGGVIPGYKDHIDDMTADEYVGRVRAGELYDPTLSFQLENGFEAVGAIPDYMDDPAVGNNAVLIVWRNPDLVDT; this is encoded by the coding sequence ATGCCCGAGATCACCTATGCACCGATCCAGGTCCGTTGGGCAACGGAGTTGGCTGCCATCGAGCGGGCTGCCTTCCCGACAGCGGGGATCGCCGACCTTATGGTCGAGGCGGACATCATCGCCCTCTGCGAGAAGTTCCCAGACGGCGGGTTCGTGGCCCTGGACGGCGACACCCCGGTCGGCATGGGAGTGGGGATCCTCATCGACTTCGACTTCGACGAGCCGAACCACTCGCTGGACGACCTCACCGGCGAGAACTCGTGCGGCAACCATTCCGACGACGCCGACTGGTACTACGGCGTCACCATCGCCGTCGACTCGAACTACCGGCGCCTGGGGATCGGCCACCAGCTGTATATCCGCCGCAAGGACGTCGTCCGCCGCCTCGGCAAGAAGGGCATCGTGGCCGGCGGAGTCATTCCCGGGTACAAGGACCACATCGACGACATGACGGCAGACGAGTACGTCGGCCGAGTGCGGGCCGGCGAGCTGTACGACCCGACGCTGAGCTTCCAGCTGGAGAACGGGTTCGAGGCCGTCGGCGCCATCCCGGACTACATGGACGATCCGGCCGTGGGTAACAACGCCGTTCTCATCGTCTGGCGCAACCCCGACCTGGTCGATACCTGA
- a CDS encoding TIGR01458 family HAD-type hydrolase — MTWVDGLLIDIDGVLSVSWEAIDGAPGALAELRDRGLPLRFATNTTTRTRAQVADLLTSAGMVVGADEILTAPVATAAHLRRHHPGARCFVLNSGDLSEDLEGIDVVRGDVDDGPVDVVVVGGAGLNFTHTQLNRAFRHLLDGAAFVAMHRNLYWRTAAGMELDTGAYVAALEESSGLTPVVLGKPSPEFFVACLAELGLAADRVAMVGDDVENDVAAAQRCGLRGVLVRTGKFRSEALDRASATPEHVVDSFADVPSLLDG; from the coding sequence GTGACATGGGTCGACGGCCTGCTCATCGACATCGACGGGGTGCTGTCCGTCTCGTGGGAGGCGATCGACGGCGCGCCCGGGGCACTTGCCGAACTCCGTGATCGGGGCCTGCCGCTGCGGTTCGCCACGAACACCACCACGCGGACCCGCGCCCAGGTGGCCGACCTGCTGACGTCCGCCGGCATGGTCGTGGGCGCCGACGAGATCCTGACCGCGCCGGTCGCGACGGCGGCCCACCTCCGGCGTCACCATCCGGGGGCCCGATGCTTTGTCCTCAACTCCGGCGACCTGTCCGAGGACCTGGAGGGAATCGATGTGGTCCGGGGCGACGTGGACGACGGACCGGTCGACGTCGTGGTCGTCGGCGGTGCCGGCCTCAACTTCACCCACACGCAGCTGAATCGGGCCTTCCGGCACCTGCTCGACGGAGCCGCCTTCGTGGCCATGCACCGGAACCTCTACTGGCGCACCGCGGCGGGAATGGAGTTGGACACCGGCGCCTACGTGGCGGCACTGGAGGAGTCCTCGGGGCTCACGCCGGTGGTCTTGGGCAAGCCCTCGCCCGAGTTCTTCGTCGCCTGCCTGGCCGAACTCGGCCTGGCGGCCGATCGGGTGGCCATGGTCGGCGACGACGTGGAGAACGACGTGGCGGCCGCCCAGCGGTGCGGCCTGCGCGGCGTGCTCGTCCGGACCGGCAAGTTCAGGTCCGAGGCACTGGATCGGGCCTCGGCGACGCCGGAGCACGTGGTCGACTCGTTCGCCGACGTTCCGTCCCTGCTCGACGGCTGA
- a CDS encoding SDR family oxidoreductase — MSGQDAPGRMADRIVVVTGGARGIGRAIVDRLAAEGATVVIGDLTDPGDVGAGLDVAGHREWVPLDVTDETSVLEFAESVQAGHGGVDVLVNNAGIMDTRSITDETVADWDLTMAVNLRGPFLMVKHLLPLMEGRDGPSIINIGSIEGLAANALHAAYATSKAGVHGLTRALAVDLGPVGVRVNAIAPGWIDTELNRGYVDRHPNREMAIAELASLHPMGRIGDPTDIAATALWLASTDAGFVTGQVVAVDGGRMTRLSIPASLADDA; from the coding sequence ATGAGCGGACAGGACGCACCGGGGCGGATGGCCGATCGGATCGTCGTGGTGACCGGTGGTGCACGGGGGATCGGCCGGGCCATCGTTGACCGACTCGCCGCCGAGGGCGCCACGGTCGTGATCGGCGACCTCACAGACCCGGGCGACGTGGGGGCGGGCCTCGACGTCGCCGGACACCGCGAGTGGGTGCCCCTGGACGTCACCGACGAGACCTCGGTCCTGGAGTTCGCCGAGTCCGTGCAGGCCGGGCACGGCGGCGTGGACGTGCTGGTCAACAACGCCGGGATCATGGACACCCGGTCGATCACCGACGAGACGGTCGCAGACTGGGACCTCACGATGGCGGTCAACCTGCGGGGCCCATTCCTGATGGTCAAGCACCTGCTGCCCCTGATGGAGGGACGGGACGGTCCGTCGATAATCAACATCGGCTCGATCGAGGGGCTGGCCGCCAACGCCCTGCACGCCGCCTACGCGACGTCCAAGGCAGGCGTCCACGGCCTCACCCGGGCGCTGGCCGTGGACCTCGGCCCCGTGGGCGTCCGGGTCAATGCCATCGCCCCGGGGTGGATCGACACCGAGCTGAACCGCGGCTACGTGGACAGGCACCCGAACCGGGAGATGGCGATCGCCGAACTGGCCTCCCTCCACCCGATGGGCCGGATCGGCGACCCGACAGACATCGCCGCCACCGCCCTCTGGCTGGCCTCGACCGACGCCGGCTTCGTGACCGGACAGGTGGTGGCCGTCGACGGCGGCCGCATGACCCGGCTGTCGATCCCCGCCTCGCTGGCCGACGACGCCTGA
- a CDS encoding SDR family oxidoreductase: MTHADTQREAPVTGSTPGGRVALVTGATSGIGRACAIRLAADGFAVLVGGRDVERAGAVVDDITAAGGTATTALGDVADPGYGDAAVAAALDAFGRLDVLVNAAGVITRADAEGTSDAEWHRVMSTNLDGLFRTSRAALPAIRAAGGGSIVNISSTNGLVGAAGLAAYCASKGAVTNLTRAMALDHAHEGIRINAVCPGAVDTHMLYSERSDTVDEVRAANLTTIPEGRIPAGEEVAEVVAFLADDRSRHVNGANLSIDGGYTAA, encoded by the coding sequence ATGACACATGCCGACACGCAGCGGGAAGCCCCGGTCACCGGATCGACGCCGGGCGGGCGGGTCGCCCTGGTCACCGGCGCCACCTCGGGCATAGGAAGGGCCTGTGCCATCCGACTGGCGGCCGACGGCTTCGCAGTCCTGGTCGGCGGACGCGACGTCGAGCGGGCCGGCGCCGTGGTTGACGACATCACCGCCGCCGGTGGTACGGCCACCACCGCGCTGGGCGACGTGGCCGATCCCGGCTACGGCGACGCCGCCGTGGCCGCCGCCCTGGACGCCTTCGGTCGCCTCGACGTGCTGGTCAACGCCGCCGGGGTGATCACCCGGGCCGACGCCGAGGGCACGTCGGACGCCGAGTGGCACCGGGTCATGTCCACCAACCTGGACGGCCTGTTCAGGACCAGCCGGGCGGCCCTACCGGCCATCCGGGCGGCCGGCGGTGGGTCCATCGTCAACATCAGCTCCACCAACGGCCTGGTCGGTGCGGCCGGGCTGGCGGCCTACTGCGCCTCCAAGGGCGCAGTCACCAACCTCACCCGTGCCATGGCGCTGGACCATGCCCACGAGGGCATCCGCATCAACGCCGTCTGCCCGGGCGCCGTGGACACCCACATGCTCTACTCGGAGCGGAGCGACACCGTAGACGAGGTACGGGCTGCCAACCTGACGACCATCCCCGAGGGCCGCATACCGGCCGGCGAGGAGGTTGCCGAGGTGGTGGCCTTCCTGGCCGACGACCGGTCCCGTCACGTCAACGGAGCGAACCTCAGCATCGACGGGGGGTACACGGCAGCATGA
- a CDS encoding FAD-binding oxidoreductase — protein MGAVTLLPRYDRNNGWFETLPEVPPAAPLIGPTEADVVVVGAGFTGLAAARRLAELRPGARVLLVEAGRIGNSAAGRSSGFAIDHAHNIRSEGFADSAAYERQQIALNRAGQAYLAEAVKAHGIDCDWTWAGKTHAACTDQGARDLDRFAASLDLIGEDHELLDRDATVDRLGIDYYHRALHTPGTVLLQPAALCRGLAAFLPTNVTVHEETPVTWLDEGPPHELHTDGGTIRTPELVLANNGFAAGFGFYAHHLIPVVTWGSMTRPLTDEESASIGGDRTWGVIPAAPSGTTVRRLVDGRILVRNVYSYSRHSMAGGRYRRRAAQAHRVAFERRFPDLAHVPFDYSWGGALSMARNGEPVFGRLADGIHGALVHNGTGLSRGAICGKLIAEMAWGEGSDLLDAMLARGRPNRNVPDPLLGWGVNLYARRLRRQSGREM, from the coding sequence ATGGGTGCCGTCACCCTCCTACCCCGCTACGACCGGAACAACGGCTGGTTCGAGACGCTGCCCGAGGTGCCGCCGGCTGCGCCGCTGATCGGCCCCACGGAGGCCGATGTCGTGGTGGTCGGCGCCGGGTTCACGGGCCTGGCCGCCGCTCGCAGGCTGGCCGAGCTGCGCCCCGGAGCGCGGGTGCTCCTCGTCGAGGCCGGCCGGATCGGCAACAGCGCCGCCGGACGGTCGTCGGGCTTCGCCATCGACCACGCCCACAACATCCGCTCAGAGGGATTCGCCGACTCGGCCGCGTACGAGAGGCAGCAGATCGCCCTGAACCGTGCCGGGCAGGCCTACCTCGCCGAAGCGGTGAAGGCCCACGGCATCGACTGCGACTGGACCTGGGCGGGCAAGACGCATGCTGCCTGTACCGACCAGGGTGCTCGGGACCTGGACCGCTTCGCCGCCAGCCTGGACCTCATCGGCGAGGACCACGAGCTGCTCGACCGGGACGCCACCGTGGACCGCCTGGGGATTGACTACTACCACCGGGCGCTGCACACGCCGGGAACCGTCCTGCTCCAGCCGGCAGCGCTCTGCAGGGGCCTTGCCGCCTTCCTGCCGACAAACGTCACCGTCCACGAGGAGACCCCGGTGACGTGGCTGGACGAGGGCCCGCCCCACGAACTGCACACCGACGGCGGCACCATCCGCACGCCGGAGCTCGTGCTGGCCAACAACGGCTTTGCCGCCGGATTCGGGTTCTACGCCCACCACCTCATCCCGGTCGTCACCTGGGGGTCGATGACACGGCCCCTGACCGACGAGGAGTCGGCGTCGATCGGTGGCGACCGCACCTGGGGCGTGATCCCGGCGGCACCGTCGGGTACGACGGTCAGACGCCTTGTCGACGGTCGCATCCTGGTCCGCAACGTCTACAGCTACAGCCGCCACTCGATGGCCGGAGGCCGCTACCGGCGTCGGGCCGCCCAGGCCCACCGGGTGGCCTTCGAACGCCGGTTCCCTGACCTGGCACACGTGCCCTTCGACTATTCGTGGGGCGGCGCGCTGTCCATGGCCCGCAACGGCGAGCCGGTCTTCGGTCGCCTGGCCGACGGGATACACGGGGCCCTGGTGCACAACGGCACGGGGCTGAGCCGGGGAGCGATTTGCGGGAAGCTGATCGCCGAGATGGCCTGGGGCGAGGGCTCGGACCTGCTCGACGCCATGCTTGCCAGGGGAAGGCCGAACCGGAACGTCCCCGACCCGCTCCTCGGATGGGGGGTCAACCTGTACGCCCGCCGCCTGCGCCGACAGTCCGGTCGGGAGATGTAG